From Streptomyces fungicidicus, one genomic window encodes:
- a CDS encoding DUF1254 domain-containing protein produces the protein MASSRERSDTSQRTAQISPQAMESISTPERVETHLGTLRFPLGVPTDDTANRVYDHVAYVRAVSAFLDAYSGVSLWAARRGFLEAGIQDHDVLLFSEFMDPKTLVLTGNADTVYFLTFLDLTEGPLVVEVPPLALCFLNDMWFRWVADPGLAGPDRGAGGKYLFVPPGHEGPVPEGGFFTFRTRTTRLVLGGRAFLEGDDPKPAVERVKEGLRIYRYAPGSYGTSVGEIVTGGTAPPLPWTARTWTAAMERPDPPRFVEGSGLPVNTVPPGDTTYFDFASELVHDQPAEALDPEIAGALAAVGIVKGRPFEPDPRMREILTEAASVGNATARTLACRPRPAEGAHYYGASSRWLNGLLVSGHEFLAPPADITDRGVEPRPDDGARKLNLRSWWWYLGVGISPAFTAPLPGVGSQYVFSLADQEGRALDGGRYYRLVLPPDIPAARFWSVTVYDNQTRSMLDTPQRFPRAGSQAYPTPAAVAGADGTTTVHFGPERPDGVPVGNWIQTMPGRGWFVVLRLYSPLQPFFDKTWRPGEIEAVD, from the coding sequence GTGGCCTCTTCCCGAGAACGGAGCGATACCTCGCAGCGCACCGCACAGATCTCACCCCAGGCCATGGAGTCGATCTCGACTCCCGAGCGGGTCGAGACCCACCTGGGGACTCTGCGGTTCCCGCTGGGTGTGCCCACCGACGACACCGCGAACCGGGTCTACGACCATGTGGCCTACGTGCGCGCGGTCAGCGCGTTCCTCGACGCGTATTCCGGCGTCAGCCTGTGGGCGGCCCGCCGGGGATTCCTGGAGGCCGGGATCCAGGACCACGACGTCCTGCTCTTCTCGGAGTTCATGGATCCCAAGACGCTCGTCCTTACCGGGAACGCGGACACCGTCTACTTCCTGACCTTCCTCGACCTGACCGAGGGTCCGCTGGTGGTGGAGGTGCCGCCCCTGGCGCTCTGTTTCCTCAACGACATGTGGTTCCGCTGGGTCGCGGACCCCGGCTTGGCGGGTCCGGACCGCGGAGCAGGCGGCAAGTACCTCTTCGTGCCGCCCGGTCATGAGGGCCCTGTTCCCGAGGGCGGGTTCTTCACGTTCCGGACCCGCACCACGCGGCTCGTTCTGGGTGGGCGGGCCTTCTTGGAGGGCGATGACCCGAAGCCGGCGGTCGAGCGGGTCAAGGAGGGCCTGCGCATCTACCGCTACGCCCCCGGGTCGTACGGAACGAGCGTCGGGGAGATCGTCACCGGCGGCACGGCCCCGCCGCTGCCGTGGACCGCCCGAACCTGGACCGCCGCTATGGAACGGCCCGACCCGCCGCGCTTCGTCGAGGGTTCAGGGCTTCCCGTGAACACGGTTCCGCCCGGGGACACGACGTACTTCGACTTCGCGAGTGAGCTCGTGCACGACCAGCCGGCCGAGGCGCTCGACCCCGAGATCGCCGGTGCGCTGGCCGCGGTCGGCATCGTCAAGGGCAGGCCCTTCGAGCCGGACCCGCGAATGCGGGAGATTCTCACCGAGGCAGCCTCGGTCGGCAACGCCACTGCCCGCACGCTCGCCTGCCGTCCGCGTCCGGCCGAGGGGGCGCACTACTACGGTGCGTCCTCCCGGTGGCTCAACGGCCTGCTCGTGTCCGGCCACGAGTTCCTGGCCCCGCCCGCGGACATCACCGACAGGGGCGTCGAGCCCCGCCCCGACGACGGCGCCCGGAAACTCAATCTGCGCTCCTGGTGGTGGTACCTGGGCGTGGGCATCAGCCCGGCGTTCACGGCGCCGCTGCCCGGGGTCGGCTCGCAGTACGTGTTTTCGCTGGCGGACCAGGAGGGCCGGGCCCTGGACGGCGGCAGGTACTACCGACTGGTACTGCCGCCGGACATTCCCGCCGCCCGATTCTGGTCGGTCACCGTCTACGACAACCAGACGCGGTCGATGCTCGACACCCCGCAACGGTTCCCCCGGGCCGGCAGTCAGGCCTATCCCACTCCGGCAGCGGTCGCCGGCGCGGACGGTACGACCACGGTGCACTTCGGGCCCGAGCGGCCCGACGGTGTGCCGGTGGGCAACTGGATCCAGACCATGCCGGGCCGGGGATGGTTCGTGGTCCTGCGGCTCTACAGCCCGCTGCAGCCGTTCTTCGACAAGACCTGGCGGCCGGGCGAGATCGAGGCGGTGGATTGA
- a CDS encoding GNAT family N-acetyltransferase encodes MPQLKRLSTGHAPAVLAFELANRAYFAASVPDRGDDFFDAFTDRYSALLAEQDAGICAFYVLVAEDGSVLGRFNLYDLENGTAELGYRVARQAAGRGVATATVRHLCRLAVVRHGLHTLRAGTSHENVASQRVLVKAGFVRIDPADVGGESGPWYQCDLMRVRTFPPR; translated from the coding sequence GTGCCCCAGTTGAAGCGGCTGAGTACCGGCCATGCCCCGGCGGTTCTGGCTTTCGAGCTCGCCAACCGTGCCTACTTCGCTGCCTCGGTCCCCGACCGCGGCGACGACTTCTTCGACGCGTTCACCGACCGGTACAGCGCCCTGCTGGCCGAGCAGGACGCCGGCATCTGTGCCTTCTACGTGCTCGTTGCCGAGGACGGCTCGGTTCTGGGCCGGTTCAACCTGTACGACCTCGAGAACGGCACCGCTGAACTCGGTTACCGGGTCGCGCGGCAGGCCGCCGGCCGCGGTGTGGCGACCGCGACCGTCCGGCACCTGTGCCGCCTGGCGGTGGTGAGGCACGGGTTGCACACCCTGCGGGCGGGCACCTCCCACGAGAACGTCGCTTCCCAGAGGGTGCTGGTCAAGGCCGGCTTCGTCCGGATCGACCCGGCTGACGTCGGTGGTGAGTCAGGCCCCTGGTACCAGTGCGACCTGATGCGTGTGCGTACGTTCCCGCCGCGTTGA
- a CDS encoding GAP family protein: MGEAIGQILSYGVAVALSAFPIIGVVLMLATPRARSNGPAMLLGWALGLALVGTVVLLVSGGAGPTDQGQPADWVSALDIALGVLLLWVAVKEWRGRPRSDQEVTLPKWMRTVDSFTPVKALALGAALSALNPKNLLLSIAAASAIARTGTSAGAQAVALAVYVVLGALGPGAPVVLYFALKGRSKHILDGLKLWMERNNTAIMAVICLLFAAKLVGDGISDLSS; the protein is encoded by the coding sequence GTGGGTGAGGCGATCGGTCAGATCCTGTCCTACGGCGTCGCCGTGGCGCTGAGCGCCTTCCCGATCATCGGGGTGGTGCTGATGCTCGCCACCCCCAGGGCGCGCTCCAACGGACCGGCGATGCTCCTGGGCTGGGCCCTGGGACTGGCCCTGGTCGGCACGGTCGTGCTGCTGGTCTCCGGCGGCGCCGGACCGACCGACCAGGGGCAGCCGGCCGACTGGGTCAGCGCCCTCGACATCGCGCTCGGCGTGCTGCTGCTGTGGGTGGCGGTGAAGGAGTGGCGCGGCCGGCCTCGCAGCGACCAGGAGGTGACGTTGCCCAAGTGGATGAGGACGGTCGACTCCTTCACGCCTGTCAAGGCGCTGGCACTGGGGGCGGCGTTGTCCGCCCTCAACCCGAAGAACCTGCTGCTCTCGATCGCCGCGGCGTCGGCGATCGCGCGCACGGGCACCTCCGCGGGCGCCCAGGCCGTGGCTCTGGCGGTCTACGTGGTGCTCGGCGCCCTCGGGCCCGGAGCGCCGGTCGTGCTCTACTTCGCCCTCAAGGGGCGCTCGAAGCACATCCTCGACGGCCTCAAGCTCTGGATGGAGCGGAACAACACGGCGATCATGGCCGTGATCTGCCTGCTCTTCGCAGCGAAGCTGGTGGGCGACGGCATCAGCGATCTCTCCTCGTGA
- a CDS encoding SAM-dependent methyltransferase, with the protein MTHPREEVRARLQTDRPHSARVWNYLLGGKDNYPVDSEAGEVILKTFPEFAAVARLQRKFLARAVRFLAGEAGVRQFLDIGTGLPTADNTHELAQHIAPESRIVYVDNDPLVLVHAQALLTSSDEGACAYVDADVRDPERILAEAAKTLDLSRPVALTMLGIMGQISEAERPADLVSTLMSALPSGSYLALSDGTNTNEALNTAVGFYNGQSANTYHLRSPQEIASFFTGLDLVEPGVVSTAAWRPDADPAEEDTADVSVCGVALKK; encoded by the coding sequence ATGACTCACCCGCGTGAAGAAGTCAGGGCCAGGCTGCAGACCGATCGTCCGCACTCCGCTCGTGTCTGGAACTACCTGCTGGGAGGCAAGGACAACTACCCCGTCGACAGCGAGGCCGGTGAGGTCATCCTCAAGACCTTTCCGGAGTTCGCCGCCGTCGCGCGGCTGCAGCGGAAGTTCCTCGCACGCGCCGTGCGCTTCCTCGCGGGCGAGGCCGGTGTGCGTCAGTTCCTCGACATCGGCACCGGACTGCCCACCGCCGACAACACACACGAACTGGCCCAGCACATCGCGCCGGAGAGCCGCATCGTGTACGTCGACAACGATCCTCTCGTCCTGGTCCACGCGCAGGCCCTGCTCACCAGCAGCGACGAAGGCGCCTGCGCCTACGTCGACGCCGACGTCCGGGATCCGGAACGCATCCTCGCCGAAGCAGCGAAGACCCTGGACCTCAGCCGCCCGGTCGCCCTGACCATGCTGGGCATCATGGGGCAGATCTCCGAAGCCGAGCGCCCCGCCGACCTGGTGAGCACGCTGATGTCGGCCCTGCCCTCCGGAAGCTACCTGGCCTTGAGTGACGGCACGAACACCAACGAGGCGCTCAACACAGCGGTCGGGTTCTACAACGGGCAGTCGGCCAACACCTACCACCTGCGCTCGCCGCAGGAGATCGCCTCCTTCTTCACCGGGCTGGATCTGGTGGAGCCGGGGGTCGTGTCCACTGCCGCCTGGCGTCCGGACGCCGACCCGGCGGAGGAGGACACCGCCGACGTCTCCGTGTGCGGTGTCGCGCTCAAGAAGTGA
- a CDS encoding DUF1254 domain-containing protein — protein sequence MPHVSDAPNPGTSPETLASIVCPDRLATPFGALDFFDGMPMPDTVTRSYDTLDLLRGIEAFLNCVPGASMVALRRGLRSIGVDSRTIGYTAPRCTSAPVVLTGNTETTYGMTFLALDEDGPTVIEAPGNSLCVVDDMWQRYVTDMGIAGPDKGEGGEYLFLPPGYEGEVPDGYFAVRPTTYGSWVLLRALGGTESLLTARIYPLWASADRPEQRFVNWAESDFNTVHANDFSFFEEIDTIVQAEPAESLDPERAGQLAALGIVRGRPFQPDDRMRSILDTAARIASGIVRTLAFKPRDPGFYHYPDRSWKTPFPTGSYEFLSAEGARLLDSRAVFYYFATASSPAMVTAPVGTGSQYAYTAEDSTGEWLDGGRHYTLTLPSGVPAKNFWAVNAYDPQTRSLLRTDHPYPSVNSQSEGVRAESNGDTVVHFGPTAPGAEQANWVQTVPGKGFFVMLRLYGPLESWFDKSWRPGEIVPA from the coding sequence GTGCCCCACGTCAGCGACGCCCCCAACCCGGGCACCTCACCCGAGACCCTCGCGTCCATCGTCTGCCCCGACCGGCTGGCGACGCCCTTCGGCGCGTTGGACTTCTTCGACGGCATGCCCATGCCCGATACCGTCACCCGGAGCTACGACACGCTGGACCTGCTGCGCGGGATCGAAGCGTTCCTCAACTGCGTGCCCGGCGCCTCCATGGTGGCGTTGCGACGCGGACTGCGCAGCATCGGCGTCGACTCCCGCACCATCGGCTACACGGCCCCGCGATGCACCTCGGCCCCCGTGGTGCTCACGGGCAACACGGAAACCACCTACGGCATGACCTTCCTGGCACTCGACGAGGACGGTCCCACCGTGATCGAGGCGCCGGGGAACTCGCTGTGCGTCGTCGACGACATGTGGCAGCGCTACGTCACCGACATGGGCATCGCCGGGCCTGACAAGGGAGAAGGAGGCGAGTACCTCTTCCTGCCTCCGGGCTACGAAGGTGAGGTTCCCGACGGCTACTTCGCCGTGCGGCCGACGACGTACGGCTCCTGGGTGCTGCTACGCGCGCTGGGTGGCACGGAGAGCCTGCTCACGGCACGGATCTACCCGCTCTGGGCCTCGGCGGACCGGCCCGAGCAGCGCTTCGTCAACTGGGCGGAGTCAGACTTCAACACCGTCCACGCCAACGACTTCTCCTTCTTCGAGGAGATCGACACCATCGTCCAGGCCGAGCCGGCCGAGTCGCTCGACCCCGAGCGCGCCGGTCAGCTCGCCGCGCTGGGCATCGTGCGCGGCCGGCCCTTCCAGCCGGACGACCGTATGCGCTCGATCCTCGACACCGCCGCCAGAATCGCCTCGGGCATCGTGCGGACACTGGCCTTCAAGCCGCGCGACCCGGGCTTCTACCACTATCCCGACAGGTCGTGGAAGACCCCGTTCCCCACTGGAAGCTACGAGTTCCTGTCGGCGGAGGGCGCCCGCCTGCTGGACTCCCGTGCGGTGTTCTACTACTTCGCGACCGCCTCCTCGCCGGCGATGGTGACGGCGCCCGTCGGCACCGGATCGCAGTACGCCTACACGGCGGAGGACTCCACGGGCGAGTGGCTCGACGGCGGACGGCACTACACGCTCACCCTGCCGAGCGGCGTCCCCGCGAAGAACTTCTGGGCCGTCAACGCCTACGACCCCCAGACCCGGTCACTGTTGCGCACGGACCACCCCTACCCGAGCGTCAACAGCCAGTCGGAGGGCGTCCGGGCCGAGAGCAACGGCGACACGGTCGTCCACTTCGGCCCCACCGCGCCGGGAGCCGAGCAGGCGAACTGGGTGCAGACCGTACCCGGCAAGGGGTTCTTCGTGATGCTGCGGCTCTACGGCCCGCTCGAAAGCTGGTTCGACAAGAGCTGGCGGCCGGGCGAGATCGTACCGGCGTGA
- a CDS encoding cytochrome P450 family protein, protein MSSSHDGAAPLRIDEKEFEHDPHALYDVLRSEAPVREIIAPGGTKVWLVTRFDDAKSVLTDNRLSKNIEVGQKVIQRHTDGETGMVFASELAAHMMNADPPDHTRLRKQVNKVFTQRAVEKLGPRIEKITTDLLDAMEGRDAVDLMPALAYPLPMAVICELLGVPADDQERFKGWVPTQLSGGDPESMAQATTALLGYLHELIESKRSEPSDDVLTGLVRSSDDGKLNTQELVSMAFLLLVAGNETTVNLIGNGMHALLRHPEQLAALRADRSLMAGAVDELLRYESPVNTSSLRFTTEPIEVGGVVIPEGELVVVALTSANRDESQFPDASSLDIHRQAGSGLSFGHGIHYCVGAQLARLEAQIAFDLLIDRFPHMRLAADPADLRWQPGTALRGLRSLPVSLGAEQG, encoded by the coding sequence ATGTCCAGCAGCCACGACGGCGCGGCTCCGCTCCGGATCGACGAAAAGGAGTTCGAGCACGATCCGCATGCGTTGTACGACGTGCTCCGCTCCGAGGCACCGGTCCGCGAGATCATCGCGCCGGGCGGGACCAAGGTCTGGCTCGTCACACGCTTCGACGACGCGAAGTCCGTACTGACCGACAACCGGTTGTCCAAGAACATCGAAGTCGGCCAGAAGGTCATTCAGCGGCACACCGACGGTGAGACCGGCATGGTGTTCGCCAGTGAGTTGGCCGCGCACATGATGAACGCCGACCCGCCGGACCACACCCGGCTGCGCAAGCAGGTCAACAAGGTGTTCACGCAACGGGCGGTGGAGAAACTGGGCCCCCGGATCGAGAAGATCACCACCGACCTGCTCGATGCGATGGAGGGCCGGGACGCGGTGGACCTGATGCCCGCCCTCGCCTATCCGCTGCCCATGGCGGTGATCTGCGAGTTGCTGGGTGTCCCGGCCGACGACCAGGAGCGTTTCAAGGGTTGGGTCCCCACCCAGCTCTCCGGCGGTGACCCGGAGAGCATGGCGCAGGCCACCACGGCACTGCTCGGGTATCTGCACGAGCTGATCGAGAGCAAGCGGTCGGAACCGTCGGACGACGTGCTCACCGGCCTGGTGCGCTCCAGCGACGACGGGAAGCTGAACACCCAGGAACTGGTGTCGATGGCGTTCCTGCTGCTGGTCGCGGGTAACGAGACGACGGTCAATCTCATCGGCAACGGTATGCACGCGCTGCTCCGCCATCCCGAGCAGCTCGCCGCTCTGCGCGCGGACCGCTCCTTGATGGCCGGGGCGGTCGACGAGCTCCTCCGCTACGAGAGTCCGGTCAACACGTCCTCGCTCCGCTTCACGACCGAACCCATCGAGGTCGGCGGGGTGGTGATACCGGAGGGCGAGCTGGTGGTGGTCGCTCTCACGTCGGCCAACCGGGACGAGTCCCAGTTCCCGGACGCAAGCAGCTTGGACATCCATCGTCAGGCCGGCTCCGGGCTGTCCTTCGGCCACGGCATCCACTACTGCGTGGGAGCGCAGTTGGCCCGGCTGGAGGCACAGATAGCCTTCGACCTGCTCATCGACCGGTTCCCGCACATGCGGCTGGCGGCCGACCCGGCCGACCTCCGTTGGCAGCCGGGAACGGCGCTGCGCGGGCTGAGGTCTCTGCCGGTGTCGCTCGGCGCCGAACAGGGCTGA
- a CDS encoding 4'-phosphopantetheinyl transferase family protein, translated as MIDELLPSSVATGSTFVDHDAALTALYPQEAAAVASAWPKRRREYANVRMCARRAMNELGVPPAPVLSGPRGEPLWPDGIVGSLTHCPGFRAAALGRSSALAGLGIDAEPNLPLTQDLLDFVSLPQERAQVDALTRASPDVCWDRLLFSAKETVFKAWFPLAASELDFTEADIRIEPGSGTFSARLLVPGPVVDGERIHGFGGRWLARRGILLTAIALSRTDLSARRYAGRGGASR; from the coding sequence GTGATCGACGAGTTGTTGCCTTCCTCCGTCGCCACGGGCAGCACGTTCGTCGACCACGACGCAGCACTGACCGCCCTGTACCCGCAGGAAGCCGCCGCCGTCGCGAGCGCCTGGCCGAAGCGCCGGCGTGAGTACGCGAACGTCCGCATGTGCGCACGCCGCGCCATGAACGAGCTGGGCGTGCCGCCGGCGCCTGTTCTGTCGGGCCCCCGCGGTGAACCGCTGTGGCCCGACGGCATCGTCGGCAGCTTGACCCACTGCCCCGGGTTCCGGGCCGCCGCCCTGGGCCGCTCGTCGGCGTTGGCGGGACTCGGCATCGACGCCGAACCCAACCTCCCGCTGACACAGGACCTGCTGGATTTCGTCTCGCTTCCTCAGGAACGTGCTCAGGTGGACGCGTTGACGCGGGCCTCGCCCGACGTCTGCTGGGACCGTTTGCTGTTCAGCGCCAAGGAGACGGTGTTCAAGGCTTGGTTCCCGCTCGCAGCGAGCGAACTCGACTTCACCGAGGCGGACATCCGCATCGAACCCGGCTCCGGGACCTTCTCCGCGCGCCTGCTCGTCCCGGGCCCCGTCGTCGACGGGGAACGCATCCACGGGTTCGGCGGCCGGTGGCTCGCACGCCGGGGCATCCTGCTCACCGCGATCGCCCTGTCGCGGACGGACCTGTCCGCCCGGCGGTACGCCGGCCGGGGCGGCGCAAGCCGTTGA
- a CDS encoding DUF4180 domain-containing protein: MTDVLQERHGIQVLMCDPAGPTVVTEQDALDLIGSALFAAEIVAVPVNRLDEKFFSLGTRIAGEIMQKFVNYRMRLAVVGDISRHMEASSALRALVHESNASSHIWFLPDVEALDARLEVMSAKGRG; the protein is encoded by the coding sequence TTGACAGACGTACTGCAGGAACGTCACGGCATTCAGGTATTGATGTGCGATCCGGCGGGGCCCACCGTGGTCACCGAGCAGGATGCCCTGGACCTGATCGGCTCGGCATTATTCGCCGCCGAGATCGTGGCCGTTCCTGTGAATCGCCTCGACGAGAAATTCTTCTCGCTCGGCACCCGTATTGCTGGCGAAATCATGCAGAAGTTCGTCAACTACCGCATGCGGCTGGCCGTTGTCGGTGATATCTCTCGTCATATGGAGGCCAGTTCCGCACTGCGCGCTCTGGTGCATGAATCCAATGCGTCAAGTCATATCTGGTTCCTTCCGGACGTCGAAGCCCTCGATGCGCGCCTGGAGGTCATGAGCGCGAAGGGGCGGGGCTAG
- a CDS encoding formylglycine-generating enzyme family protein — MVAIPSGQVTLSDRRTQRSWRVEVAPFRMSACPVTQSWYARVTGRRPSDTQGDRLPVEGVSWWDAVRFCNALSRSEGLTPAYHLSGDAETAEWDTSADGYRLPTEAEWEHACRAGTTGPRYGRLDDIAWYQGNSEGRIHAVGGRQPNAWGLYDMLGNAWDWCWDVYDAEVYGTYRVLRGGGWADEHWSCRASVRRRSHPTFRIDDVGFRVARSTP, encoded by the coding sequence ATGGTCGCGATCCCGTCCGGACAGGTGACGCTGTCGGACCGACGGACGCAGAGGAGCTGGAGAGTCGAGGTCGCGCCGTTCCGGATGTCTGCGTGCCCGGTCACGCAGTCCTGGTACGCGCGAGTCACCGGCCGACGGCCGAGTGACACCCAGGGGGACAGGCTGCCGGTCGAGGGTGTTTCGTGGTGGGACGCGGTCCGGTTCTGCAACGCCCTGTCACGGAGCGAGGGTCTGACGCCCGCCTACCACCTGAGCGGTGACGCCGAGACGGCCGAATGGGACACCTCCGCGGACGGGTACCGGTTGCCTACCGAGGCCGAATGGGAGCACGCCTGCCGTGCGGGCACCACTGGCCCTCGGTACGGACGGCTCGACGACATCGCCTGGTACCAGGGCAATTCGGAGGGACGCATCCACGCCGTCGGTGGCAGGCAGCCCAACGCATGGGGCCTGTACGACATGCTGGGCAACGCGTGGGACTGGTGCTGGGACGTCTACGACGCCGAGGTGTACGGCACCTACCGGGTGCTCCGCGGCGGTGGATGGGCCGACGAGCACTGGAGCTGCCGGGCGTCGGTGCGGCGGCGCAGCCACCCGACCTTCCGCATCGACGACGTGGGGTTCCGCGTCGCGCGCTCAACACCCTGA